The following are encoded together in the Ktedonobacteraceae bacterium genome:
- a CDS encoding FHA domain-containing protein, translated as MDARFYNSEEIDIERLANDLENMYRIQGYQVQQIGGGNQVMVQLKKGGDLEALIGLQAALSVILQRTSGGVVAMIGQQKWIDKAAVGAVGLVAAPVLWPLMITAGAGAIRQASLGNQVLNAVDSLIHQQYPNVRLGPVPVQIMPMLQQQWAPPPPQYLPPPQVPQYVPPASNVVNALPATSAKLRCPSCNTPYEEGDTFCSGCGKSLKTLCPNCKAEIKPGLAFCPKCGASTFQASSPSQATILPSTPAPAPTIPAYTPPAQQQPPTQQKPPVPVYTPPAQPPKPAPQPPAQPQPYVPPTPQEPPVMPKPTITMIPGSAKPEIPPAPQPPRKPSVPVYTPPVQPQPVQPAPTTIQTDVSPSSQTIPARKPIVPKPANQSAFDPNAVWGVLTFSDGKEIRLSGERAMVGRADHDIGGLDPEVDLSTMQGSDTVSRIHATLEHIGSTYTLTDLNSTNSTRVNGKRLEPDKPTPIKDGDTLQFGKVSCTFKKA; from the coding sequence ATGGATGCCAGGTTTTACAATAGCGAAGAAATAGATATTGAACGGCTCGCCAATGATCTTGAAAATATGTACCGCATCCAGGGCTACCAGGTGCAGCAGATCGGCGGTGGAAACCAGGTAATGGTACAGTTGAAGAAAGGCGGCGACCTGGAGGCCCTGATCGGTCTTCAGGCAGCTTTGAGCGTAATTCTCCAGCGCACTTCGGGCGGCGTCGTGGCGATGATCGGGCAGCAAAAATGGATAGATAAAGCCGCCGTGGGCGCGGTTGGCCTGGTCGCTGCCCCCGTCCTGTGGCCGCTGATGATTACCGCGGGCGCGGGCGCCATTCGCCAGGCCAGCCTGGGCAACCAGGTACTCAACGCCGTGGACAGCCTGATACATCAACAGTACCCAAATGTACGCTTAGGACCTGTCCCGGTGCAAATCATGCCCATGCTTCAGCAGCAGTGGGCGCCACCTCCACCACAGTACCTGCCACCTCCCCAGGTGCCGCAGTATGTTCCACCCGCCTCCAACGTGGTCAATGCCTTGCCTGCCACATCTGCTAAGCTGCGCTGCCCCAGCTGCAACACCCCTTATGAGGAAGGAGATACATTCTGTAGCGGGTGTGGGAAGTCACTAAAGACGCTGTGTCCAAATTGTAAGGCGGAGATCAAGCCCGGACTGGCTTTCTGCCCGAAGTGCGGCGCCTCGACGTTCCAGGCGAGTTCGCCTTCACAGGCGACCATTTTGCCTTCGACCCCTGCGCCGGCGCCAACCATTCCGGCATATACTCCGCCAGCTCAGCAACAGCCACCAACTCAGCAGAAACCGCCTGTGCCCGTTTATACCCCTCCGGCGCAACCGCCTAAGCCAGCGCCGCAGCCACCGGCACAACCGCAGCCATACGTGCCACCTACGCCGCAGGAGCCACCGGTAATGCCGAAGCCAACGATTACGATGATACCGGGATCAGCTAAACCGGAGATACCGCCCGCGCCGCAGCCGCCCAGAAAGCCCTCTGTTCCGGTCTATACGCCTCCGGTGCAACCACAACCGGTGCAACCGGCTCCGACCACAATACAGACGGATGTCTCGCCGTCATCGCAGACCATACCGGCTCGCAAACCTATTGTGCCAAAACCGGCTAACCAATCAGCATTCGATCCCAATGCCGTATGGGGTGTCCTGACCTTTAGCGACGGGAAAGAGATAAGACTTTCCGGCGAACGCGCCATGGTGGGACGCGCCGACCACGATATCGGCGGCCTCGATCCAGAGGTAGACCTGAGTACTATGCAAGGGTCTGATACCGTCTCGCGCATTCACGCCACGCTTGAGCATATCGGCAGCACCTACACGCTCACCGACTTGAATAGCACCAACTCTACGCGCGTCAACGGCAAGCGCCTGGAACCCGATAAGCCCACTCCTATCAAAGATGGCGATACACTCCAATTCGGTAAAGTGTCCTGCACCTTTAAGAAGGCTTAA
- a CDS encoding molybdopterin-dependent oxidoreductase: MRTIQHKKGIDEKQPLDRPHSIKYLLASSLAALAAGLIASLLAVILMGILRLAAGVPTPVELLGDHVLKQLTVYQFVNLLLEFSPHSKTIPLGLTLLGMIALGTAFGLPYAAFVHARVPASNNRPSRRAWLAAAFLALAMTAVGIILFWGEIAQSFIGLPLEWARVVTAIGLLADFSIYSLALCLICYILLPEQQFDNNTAISRGRRQFLARAGVAALGIGAAAGAGAIVKAYLNNYAAYDGSETFPINGFTAPITPSNEHYVVTQNAIDPTVDITIWRLEVGGLVGQAGTYTYEEIQSLPSVSRAITLECIASGVGGHLISTAIWQGIRLQTLLEKHGGAQPGARYIAFYGVDGYTVSLPLDEVLAVDPILAWRMNGVELPMRHGYPLRVLIPGRYGEENPKWLTRVELTDHFVGGLYSDQGWYNGPLHTITRIDRPFGHIPFSSRIQIGGIAFAGNRGISKVEVSVDGGTSWNSAKLDPPLSQDTWVLWTWEWTPLLPGRYKLVARSTDGTGAVQTSKKTGTVPGGGTGYHFVTVQVG; this comes from the coding sequence GTGCGAACCATTCAACACAAAAAGGGCATTGATGAAAAACAGCCCCTGGACAGGCCACATAGTATAAAATACTTGCTGGCTTCGAGTCTTGCAGCATTAGCGGCCGGTTTGATAGCATCTTTGCTGGCTGTAATATTGATGGGCATATTACGTCTAGCTGCCGGCGTGCCAACGCCTGTAGAGCTTTTAGGCGATCACGTCCTTAAGCAACTGACCGTTTACCAATTCGTCAATCTTCTGCTGGAATTCAGCCCACATTCTAAAACCATCCCGCTCGGTCTGACCTTGCTGGGTATGATCGCTCTCGGAACAGCGTTTGGACTGCCCTACGCCGCATTTGTACATGCGAGAGTACCGGCGTCAAATAACCGACCCTCGCGGCGTGCATGGCTGGCAGCTGCGTTTCTGGCGCTTGCGATGACTGCAGTTGGTATCATTCTATTCTGGGGCGAGATTGCACAAAGCTTTATTGGTTTACCTTTAGAATGGGCCAGGGTGGTTACGGCGATTGGCCTGCTGGCCGATTTCAGCATCTATAGCCTTGCCCTTTGTCTCATCTGTTACATTCTGTTGCCTGAACAACAGTTTGACAATAATACAGCGATATCACGCGGGCGGCGGCAATTTCTTGCCCGTGCAGGCGTAGCAGCCCTGGGTATTGGTGCGGCAGCAGGCGCGGGGGCAATAGTGAAGGCATATCTGAATAATTATGCTGCCTATGATGGTTCGGAAACATTTCCTATAAATGGTTTCACCGCTCCCATTACTCCTAGCAATGAGCACTACGTTGTCACCCAGAATGCCATCGACCCCACAGTTGATATCACTATCTGGCGGTTGGAAGTAGGAGGGCTTGTCGGGCAGGCTGGAACATACACATACGAGGAAATCCAGAGCCTGCCCTCCGTCTCGCGGGCCATCACGCTTGAATGTATCGCGAGCGGTGTCGGCGGGCATCTCATCAGCACCGCTATCTGGCAGGGTATAAGGCTGCAAACATTGCTGGAAAAACATGGCGGCGCGCAACCTGGCGCCCGTTATATCGCCTTTTATGGCGTCGATGGCTATACCGTGAGCCTGCCACTCGACGAAGTACTCGCCGTCGATCCGATTCTGGCCTGGCGTATGAACGGCGTGGAGCTGCCAATGCGCCATGGCTATCCGCTGCGTGTCTTGATCCCTGGCCGCTATGGCGAGGAAAATCCGAAGTGGCTCACACGTGTCGAATTAACCGATCATTTCGTGGGCGGCCTCTACTCAGATCAGGGATGGTACAATGGGCCATTGCACACCATCACGCGCATTGACCGTCCCTTTGGCCATATCCCATTCAGTTCCCGTATTCAAATCGGCGGCATCGCCTTCGCGGGGAATCGGGGCATCTCAAAGGTAGAGGTCAGTGTCGATGGTGGTACATCATGGAATTCAGCGAAGCTTGACCCGCCGCTTTCCCAGGACACGTGGGTGCTATGGACCTGGGAGTGGACGCCGCTGCTTCCAGGCCGCTACAAGCTCGTTGCGCGTTCGACCGACGGCACCGGAGCGGTTCAAACGAGCAAGAAAACAGGCACCGTACCCGGCGGTGGAACCGGCTATCACTTCGTAACTGTACAGGTAGGTTGA